The Deinococcus budaensis nucleotide sequence GGCCGACAAGAGGGCACGGAAAACCCCGACCTGGAGCGGTCGGGGCTGCTTTTTCATTTCGGCTGTGTCCCGTCGAGGCGGGTCCTGTTACCAGAGTACCAACGGGGTCAAGCTCAAATCCGGTAGATGTACCCTCGGTGATCTCACTCTACGAACCGGAGCCTTAAAGGCGCGGGGACATGTCCCCACGGCGGCCAGCTAACCGGCGGCTGGGTGTAAGCTTTACCTGAACTCCCCATTCTGGTCGAGGACATCACCGGGGCCAAGCTGGGCCGCTGCGCTGTTAGCAAGCCTGTTGTGTTCCTCGGCTTGCTTCCGCCTCTCTTCAGCTTTAGCCGCCGCCTGTTTAGTAACCTGCTTCTCATTAGCTCGCTCGGCGGCATCGTCCACCATCAGACCGGCGATACGCTCCAAAGCTGTTGCAATTCGTTCCAGTGCTTTGGTCTGCCGCTCCTCAGGGGAGCCTCCCGGCGTCATGCTCGCCCACGGATTGCCATTTGACATGCTCCAGCCTACCGCCCCTTACCCCACGCAGCCGCCCACATTCGCGCAAATAGCCCCCGCCCAAGCGCTGGAGCAGGCGCAGCAGCATGGAGCCGGACGCGCAGGCCCTCCACTTCATCCCTTACGGCCTCCCGCACATCGGCGGAGACTGTAGTAGCACCCCGAACGGGCCAGAGATGGCCGCCCATTTCCTCCCGCACTCTCTCAGCCACGATTACGCCGGACAGGTGGTCGAGTCGCCGGTTGACCTCCCGCAGTGCGTCAGCCTGCCCGCTCATCCCAGCGATCATGCCTTTCAGCACGTCTCGCAGCTCCAGCACTTGCCCTTGCGCTTCCCGTAAGGCGGCCAGCTCTAGGCGCAAGGCCAAGTTCTCCTCACGCACAGCCTGAAGGTCTCCGCGCAATTCAGTCACGATCTCCCCAGCTACAGCCCGCGCCAACGTCTCCGCCTCGTTCGCTCGGGAGGTAGGCCGGTCGAGTTGTGCGGGAAGGCCCCCTTCATCCCGGAGCATGGTCAAGGCGACTTCGACGGAAGCGACCCGGCCTGCATGAACGGCAGCGAAAGCCAGGCGCAGCCGGTCAACCGCTTCGGGGGTGAACTGCCGCCCGCCCCGAGCATCTCGCTTCAGGTCTCCGAAGGCGGTTTCGTACTCGGCAGAGGCCCGCCGCAGCGCCGCGCCCGACACGCCCAAGGCGTCCGCCGCTTGACGCGGAGAGTAGACCAGTTCAGCCACACCCCCACCGTACACCGGACCCGCCCGGACGCCCGAGCGCCCAGCTTGCGGACGCTCGCCGGGCGCTCGGCTTGCGAGCGAGTTAAAACAACGTCCAACACAAAGAGAACCCGCCCAGAGGTCGAGCGGGCAGGTGAGCGGGTCCGGTTCACCAATCGTTGAGCGCGTCCCGGAGGCCGTCGTCAGCCCACTTGGCATAAATGCGGGTGGTTTCAATACTGGCGTGGCCGAGATGCCGGGCCGCGTCGTCCAGACTCCGCCCCTCTCGGACAAGTCGCGTCCCGGCGTAGTGGCGCAGGGCGTGAAAGCCCCTGTTGTCCACCCCCGCCCGCTTGCACAGCCACCCCAGCCGCTCACGGGCGGAGTCTGGTCCTCCTCCGATGACCGGCCCCTCCCGGTGCCCCAGCGCCTCCAGCGCAGCCCCCAGCGAGCGGGAGAGGATCACGCGGCGCGTCTTGCCCCCCTTGCCGTTCCTGACGGTCAGGGCACGGGCGCCCAGGTCCACGTCTGCCCAGTCGAGCGCCAGGGCCTCCGCAATCCGCAGCCCGGCGTGGCCGCAGAGCAGCAGCAAGGCCCTCATCCGGGCGTCTGCGTGGTCGAGCAGGCGGGTGGCCTCCTCCTCGGTGTACGGCTGGCGCTTCTCCCAGGCGGGGGTAGTATCCCGGACCGCCTTGGCATCCGCGAAAGCGTCCGCCGTGGTCGCCCCGGCCCAACGAAGGGCCTTGTACAGCGCCCGCGCCCCGGCGAGCTTCACCCGGACGGTAGCCGCGCTCTTGCCCTCGGCCTCCAGGTGCCGGAGGTACAGCGCCCCCACGTTGCTGCCCGGCTTGAGCAGGTCCACAGCGTTGCCCGTCGCGTAGGCGACGAAGGACCGCACCGCCTCCCGGTATATGCGGAGGGTGTGGGGACTGACCCGCGCCCCGCTCTTGCCGTGCGTGGTCAGGTGCGCCTCGGTCAGCGCCCACAGCGCCGCCGCGTCCTTCTCGCCCGCCGCCTTCGCGGCCCGCCGCCGCAATTCCTCCGGGTGCAGGGTGGCGGACTGGGAAGCGCGGGTCACCAGGCCGCCCCGGTAGAGGTCAAGGGCTGTGCTGGAGGGGTTCATGGGGGCCAGTATACCCCCCTGATAACACCGGTTGTCGGGCGGATGGGAAGGGAAAAGCCTACTTCCTCTCGGGAGATCTTCCTCCTAGATAACGGCAGTTAAACCACCCTGCGACAAAAAAACCGCCTGTTTATTCAGGCCTGTAGGGGCAATGGGTAGGTGTACCAGTCATCGTATATCATGTCAATATGAGGCAACCTATATCTACGGTCTACCCGATTAGCGATATTCTAGAGTGGGATTATAGTAAGCAGATCAGAATAACGCCCAAGTTTCAGCGGAGAAGCGTTTGGATGCCTAAAGCTAAATCCTATCTCATGGATACTATAGTGAGAGGGATGCCTATGCCACCTATATATATACGCCCTTTGCTTGATACCGATTCGCACAGAACGATTAGAGAGGTTGTAGATGGGCAACAGCGTATAAGAACAATCTTAGAATATATAAAAGGGGAGTTTTCTATACTTAGCACTCATAACAAAGATTTAGGAGGGATTTTCTATTCCGAGCTATCAGATCAAGTTAAAAGAAATATACTGGAGTACAAGATTACTGCGAATCTTCTCGAAAGCATCTCTGATTCGGAAGTCCTCGAATTGTTTTCAAGAATTAACACCTACACAGTTCCACTTAATGCCCAGGAGCTTCGTAACGCTCAATTCTTCGGTTTATATAAGCAGTCCATTTATACTCTAGCGCACAAACATTATAAATTTTTCGTAAATAATAAAATTCTAACGGATGTAAGAATAGCCAGAATGGGTGATGCAGAACTTGTATCAGAAATTATGACTAGCTTTATAACGCAAACGTGGGATACATCCAACAAAGTTCTTAGAGAAACTTACGAAAGATTTGATGACAATTTTTCAAATAAAGATATATACCAGGAAATGTTCTCTGAGACGATAAATTTTATTGCTGAGGTGTTCGGTGATGGTCTAAAAGATAGCTTGTTTAGGAGAACCCCCCTCTTTTATTCTCTATTCATACTTTGCGTGAATGAGATATATAGTGTCGAAAAAGCTTTACAAGGTGAATTAGAAAGAAAAGATAAAGGCTTAGCAATTAGGAACATTACTCGTATGGTTAAAAAAGTTGACGAACTCTCAAAGAATGACTCTCAGAATAGGGAGTGGCTAGCCTTTGAATCCGCATACTCGAAAGGCACAGCTAGTGCTAAATCTAGAATACTAAGAAATACTTTTCTATCTAGCTTGTCGCATGAGTAGACAGATAAGATTTTGTCAGACTAAATTTAGAGACAGAATCATCTCTATCGCCGACTTCGCTGACGGTATCGAAATGTTAAAGAACTCTCAAACCCATGTTTCGATCAATCGAAAATATAAGGATCACTTACTTGGATTCTGTTTAATGCAGTATTTTGTCGCTTGGGAAGATTTTTTGGAGGATTGTTTTGCTAGATATCTTTGCGGATATAAAGGTTTGTCAGGAAGAGCCATATCTTTAGTCTCAACAAGAGAGAGCAGCTTAGCCTCAGCTCAGGCTAAAATTCTGGGAGGGAGAAACTACGTCAACTGGAGTGTAGATAATACTATAAATAGGTCAAAGGCTTTTTTCTCTCCTGTAAATGTTATAAACTCAACTCTTAGTCTGCAACGAAATGATATAGAGTCGATCAACAAAGTGAGAAATGCGGTAGCCCACAGATCCTCCTACGCAAGAGCAGAGTTTGAGTTGATAGTGTTTAATGAGTTGGGATATCTCCCAGTTGGAATAACTCCAGGCAAGTTTTTGAGAATGCGGCACTCAACAGCCAATATCACATACGTAAGGTATTACGGAATATCTTTGATAGCTATGGCAAACACTATTGCAAACAATTAATCTTAGATGCTATGCTTATAAAAATTAAAATGTGCCCACTCTCTTTATGAATATATTGTTTATGAATCGACAGCGGCAGGGACACCTATTAGCTTTGTCGTATCGCACCATGCCCTCAACTTTAAAGGTAGCAAGGTACTATAAACCCATGAGTCAAGACATCGCGCACCAGGTGCTGAGACGAGCCTATGAGCTGGACGGGCCGAACCTCGACCTCCTCGCTACCCGGTACGGCGCGCAGGATTGGCAAAGTCTCACGGGTGACCTCGCTTTCGATGCTATGGGTACAGGGGGCGGCTGCACCATGCTGGTCGCGCAGGCGAGGAGTGGTCCATGGGTCGGACTGACAGATGGGGAGACGAGCTTGCCCATATCGGCGGACACTTTTTGCCTCACCCTCGAACCAGAGCTGTTTGAAGGCGAGGACTACGCCTTGTTCGTCACTGATAACCAGGTGACAGCACGGATGGGTGACCTCGCCGGGGCCTGAATTCTGCTGGCCTCGTGCCGGAA carries:
- a CDS encoding DUF262 domain-containing protein; translated protein: MRQPISTVYPISDILEWDYSKQIRITPKFQRRSVWMPKAKSYLMDTIVRGMPMPPIYIRPLLDTDSHRTIREVVDGQQRIRTILEYIKGEFSILSTHNKDLGGIFYSELSDQVKRNILEYKITANLLESISDSEVLELFSRINTYTVPLNAQELRNAQFFGLYKQSIYTLAHKHYKFFVNNKILTDVRIARMGDAELVSEIMTSFITQTWDTSNKVLRETYERFDDNFSNKDIYQEMFSETINFIAEVFGDGLKDSLFRRTPLFYSLFILCVNEIYSVEKALQGELERKDKGLAIRNITRMVKKVDELSKNDSQNREWLAFESAYSKGTASAKSRILRNTFLSSLSHE
- a CDS encoding tyrosine-type recombinase/integrase; the encoded protein is MNPSSTALDLYRGGLVTRASQSATLHPEELRRRAAKAAGEKDAAALWALTEAHLTTHGKSGARVSPHTLRIYREAVRSFVAYATGNAVDLLKPGSNVGALYLRHLEAEGKSAATVRVKLAGARALYKALRWAGATTADAFADAKAVRDTTPAWEKRQPYTEEEATRLLDHADARMRALLLLCGHAGLRIAEALALDWADVDLGARALTVRNGKGGKTRRVILSRSLGAALEALGHREGPVIGGGPDSARERLGWLCKRAGVDNRGFHALRHYAGTRLVREGRSLDDAARHLGHASIETTRIYAKWADDGLRDALNDW